The Glycine max cultivar Williams 82 chromosome 12, Glycine_max_v4.0, whole genome shotgun sequence genome window below encodes:
- the LOC100780106 gene encoding uncharacterized GPI-anchored protein At1g61900 isoform X2 produces the protein MKRFLSHSFLLQIAVSLLLVLLLFMNKSQGSPIRFAKYSFSVTTKVDALPPAIPPSSTQPQPFIPLLAPSPLIPFTNNSVPKLSGHCSLNFSAAQDIMTTTATDCWTSFAPYLANVVCCPQFDAMLVTLIGQSSKYSGVLALNTTHAHHCLSDVQKVLASQGANRDLKKICSVHPTNLTEASCPVVFVDEFESIVDTSRLLTACRKIDPVNECCDQVCQNAIHYAARKIALNDLSNSDGNHSLPWPTTRINDCKNIVLRWLANKLDPSTANSVFRGLSNCNLNRVCPLVLPNVTSVVKECGNLINNQTACCKAIKSYVSYLQEQSFVTNLQALKCATSLGKKLQQENVSKNVYNLCRISLKDFSLQVGLQESGCLLPSLPSNAVFDGTSGIGFICDLNDNIVAPWPTTSYSLPSSCNRTTKLPSLPTATSSQNGLFINTLVLPLLFTSILLPKRLL, from the exons ATGAAGAGATTTCTCTCTCACAGTTTTCTCCTTCAAATTGCTGTCtctcttcttcttgttcttcttctgt TTATGAACAAGTCTCAGGGCTCTCCAATCAGGTTCGCAAAATATTCGTTTTCTGTCACTACTAAGGTTGATGCGCTGCCTCCTGCTATCCCTCCAAGTAGTACACAGCCACAGCCCTTTATTCCCCTTCTAGCTCCTTCCCCATTGATACCTTTCACAAATAATTCGGTGCCTAAGTTATCAG GTCATTGTTCATTGAATTTCTCAGCTGCTCAAGATATAATGACCACAACTGCTACTGATTGCTGGACTTCCTTTGCTCCATATTTGGCAAACGTTGTATGTTGTCCTCAATTTGATGCCATGCTGGTGACCCTCATAGGGCAGTCTAGCAAATACTCTGGGGTGCTAGCTTTGAACACAACTCATGCTCATCATTGCCTCTCTGATGTTCAAAAGGTCCTGGCCAGTCAAGGAGCAAATAGGgacctaaaaaaaatatgttcagTCCACCCAACAAATCTCACTGAGGCCTCTTGTCCTGTTGTATTTGTTGATGAATTTGAGAGTATTGTAGACACTTCAAGACTTCTGACTGCTTGTAGAAAAATTGATCCTGTAAATGAGTGTTGCGATCAAGTTTGCCAAAATGCCATACATTATGCTGCTAGAAAAATTGCCTTGAATGATTTGTCTAATTCAGATGGAAATCATAGCTTGCCTTGGCCAACAACTAGGATCAATGATTGCAAGAATATTGTTCTTCGTTGGCTGGCTAATAAACTTGATCCATCCACTGCAAATAGTGTTTTTAGAGGACTCTCAAACTGCAACCTAAACAGAG TATGCCCATTGGTTTTACCAAATGTCACAAGTGTTGTGAAAGAATGCGGGAATCTCATAAATAACCAAACAGCTTGCTGCAAAGCCATCAAAAGTTATGTGTCCTATTTGCAAGAACAGAGTTTTGTAACCAATCTGCAAGCCTTGAAATGTGCTACATCACTTGGAAAGAAATTGCAGCAAGAAAATGTCTCCAAAAATGTTTATAATCTTTGTCGTATAAGCCTGAAGGACTTTTCTCTTCAAG TTGGATTGCAAG AATCTGGCTGCCTTTTGCCCAGTTTGCCTTCAAATGCAGTATTTGATGGAACTTCAGGGATTGGATTCATTTGCGACCTTAATGACAACATTGTAGCTCCATGGCCCACAACATCATATTCGCTACCATCCTCATGCAATAGAA CTACAAAACTTCCATCTCTTCCTACAGCAACGTCTTCACAAAATG GTCTTTTCATTAATACCTTGGTTTTGCCTCTCCTCTTTACCTCTATACTACTTCCCAAGAGGCTTCTTTAA
- the LOC100780106 gene encoding uncharacterized GPI-anchored protein At1g61900 isoform X1 — protein MKRFLSHSFLLQIAVSLLLVLLLFMNKSQGSPIRFAKYSFSVTTKVDALPPAIPPSSTQPQPFIPLLAPSPLIPFTNNSVPKLSGHCSLNFSAAQDIMTTTATDCWTSFAPYLANVVCCPQFDAMLVTLIGQSSKYSGVLALNTTHAHHCLSDVQKVLASQGANRDLKKICSVHPTNLTEASCPVVFVDEFESIVDTSRLLTACRKIDPVNECCDQVCQNAIHYAARKIALNDLSNSDGNHSLPWPTTRINDCKNIVLRWLANKLDPSTANSVFRGLSNCNLNRVCPLVLPNVTSVVKECGNLINNQTACCKAIKSYVSYLQEQSFVTNLQALKCATSLGKKLQQENVSKNVYNLCRISLKDFSLQVGLQESGCLLPSLPSNAVFDGTSGIGFICDLNDNIVAPWPTTSYSLPSSCNRTTKLPSLPTATSSQNGKNHTTVLLQTGFSGLIFSSFQSNGSCKI, from the exons ATGAAGAGATTTCTCTCTCACAGTTTTCTCCTTCAAATTGCTGTCtctcttcttcttgttcttcttctgt TTATGAACAAGTCTCAGGGCTCTCCAATCAGGTTCGCAAAATATTCGTTTTCTGTCACTACTAAGGTTGATGCGCTGCCTCCTGCTATCCCTCCAAGTAGTACACAGCCACAGCCCTTTATTCCCCTTCTAGCTCCTTCCCCATTGATACCTTTCACAAATAATTCGGTGCCTAAGTTATCAG GTCATTGTTCATTGAATTTCTCAGCTGCTCAAGATATAATGACCACAACTGCTACTGATTGCTGGACTTCCTTTGCTCCATATTTGGCAAACGTTGTATGTTGTCCTCAATTTGATGCCATGCTGGTGACCCTCATAGGGCAGTCTAGCAAATACTCTGGGGTGCTAGCTTTGAACACAACTCATGCTCATCATTGCCTCTCTGATGTTCAAAAGGTCCTGGCCAGTCAAGGAGCAAATAGGgacctaaaaaaaatatgttcagTCCACCCAACAAATCTCACTGAGGCCTCTTGTCCTGTTGTATTTGTTGATGAATTTGAGAGTATTGTAGACACTTCAAGACTTCTGACTGCTTGTAGAAAAATTGATCCTGTAAATGAGTGTTGCGATCAAGTTTGCCAAAATGCCATACATTATGCTGCTAGAAAAATTGCCTTGAATGATTTGTCTAATTCAGATGGAAATCATAGCTTGCCTTGGCCAACAACTAGGATCAATGATTGCAAGAATATTGTTCTTCGTTGGCTGGCTAATAAACTTGATCCATCCACTGCAAATAGTGTTTTTAGAGGACTCTCAAACTGCAACCTAAACAGAG TATGCCCATTGGTTTTACCAAATGTCACAAGTGTTGTGAAAGAATGCGGGAATCTCATAAATAACCAAACAGCTTGCTGCAAAGCCATCAAAAGTTATGTGTCCTATTTGCAAGAACAGAGTTTTGTAACCAATCTGCAAGCCTTGAAATGTGCTACATCACTTGGAAAGAAATTGCAGCAAGAAAATGTCTCCAAAAATGTTTATAATCTTTGTCGTATAAGCCTGAAGGACTTTTCTCTTCAAG TTGGATTGCAAG AATCTGGCTGCCTTTTGCCCAGTTTGCCTTCAAATGCAGTATTTGATGGAACTTCAGGGATTGGATTCATTTGCGACCTTAATGACAACATTGTAGCTCCATGGCCCACAACATCATATTCGCTACCATCCTCATGCAATAGAA CTACAAAACTTCCATCTCTTCCTACAGCAACGTCTTCACAAAATGGTAAGAACCATACTACTGTACTACTACAAACTGGTTTTTCAGGTCTGATCTTCTCTTCATTTCAAAGCAATGGCAGTTGTAAAATATAG
- the LOC112998594 gene encoding uncharacterized protein: MKRSIPETFRDSISEGQSAKKFLEEIEQYFAKNEKAEMSNLLAKLISMKYKGKGNIREYIMEMSNLASKLKSLKLELGEDLLVHLVLISLPAHFGQFKVSYNTQKDKWFLNELISHCVQEKERLQRDRTESAHLTSTS, translated from the coding sequence ATGAAGCGCTCTATTCCAGAGACGTTTCGGGACTCTATTTCTGAGGGTCAAAGTGCAAAGAAATTCCTTGAGGAAATTGAGCAATACTTTGCCAAAAATGAAAAGGCGGAGATGAGTAACCTTTTGGCTAAACTCATCTCCATGAAGTATAAAGGCAAAGGAAACATAAGGGAGTACATTATGGAGATGTCCAATCTCGCATCAAAACTCAAGTCACTTAAGTTAGAGCTTGGTGAAGACCTGCTCGTGCACTTAGTTTTGATCTCGCTTCCTGCACACtttgggcaattcaaagtgagctaTAACACTCAGAAGGACAAATGGTTCCTCAATGAGCTTATATCTCACTGTGTGCAAGAGAAGGAGAGGCTGCAGAGAGATAGGACTGAAAGTGCTCACTTGACTTCGACCTCTTAG
- the LOC100801718 gene encoding LOW QUALITY PROTEIN: protein DETOXIFICATION 40-like (The sequence of the model RefSeq protein was modified relative to this genomic sequence to represent the inferred CDS: inserted 1 base in 1 codon), whose translation MDSTSVHKDIDEPLLVSNEPSPEPPSCTQSFSSKHGSDGELERILSNTSVPFAKRLGPATWVELKLLFHLAAPAVIVYLINYVMSMSTQIFSGHLGNLELAAASLGNTGIQVFAYGLMLGMGSAVETLCGQAYGAKKFDMLGIYLQRSTVLLTLAGIILTIIYIFSEPILIFLGESPRIASAAALFVYGLIPQIFAYAVNFPIQKFLQAQSIVAPSAYISTATLLVHLVLSYFVVYEVGLGLLGASLVLSVSWWIIVIAQFVYIVKSEKCKHTWRGFSFQAFSGLPEFFKLSAASAVMLCLETWYFQILVLLAGLLPHPELALDSLSICTTVSGWVFMISVGFNAAASVRVSNELGARNPKSASFSVVVVTLISFIISVIVALVVLAIRDVISYXFTDGEEVAAAVSDLCPLLALSIILNGIQPVLSGVAVGCGWQTFVAYVNVGCYYGIGIPLGSVLGFYFKLSAKGIWLGMLGGTVLQTIILVWVTFGTDWNKEVEEAAKRLNKWEDKTEPLVNN comes from the exons ATGGATTCTACATCAGTTCACAAGGACATTGATGAACCTTTGCTGGTCTCAAACGAACCTTCACCCGAGCCACCTTCTTGTACTCAATCATTCAGCTCAAAGCATGGATCAGATGGTGAACTTGAGCGAATACTCTCAAACACTAGCGTCCCTTTCGCGAAGCGTCTTGGACCGGCAACATGGGTGGAGTTGAAGCTCTTGTTTCACCTTGCTGCTCCTGCTGTTATCGTCTACCTTATCAACTATGTCATGTCCATGTCCACACAAATCTTTTCAGGCCACCTCGGTAACCTTGAACTTGCTGCTGCTTCTCTTGGAAACACCGGCATCCAAGTCTTCGCTTATGGCCTCATG TTAGGAATGGGAAGTGCTGTTGAGACACTATGTGGACAAGCATACGGTGCCAAAAAATTCGACATGTTAGGCATATACCTGCAAAGATCAACGGTGCTTCTGACGCTAGCAGGCATTATTCTAACCATCATATACATCTTCTCCGAACCCATTCTAATCTTCCTAGGAGAATCCCCAAGAATCGCATCCGCAGCAGCACTTTTCGTCTACGGCCTAATCCCTCAAATCTTCGCTTACGCTGTAAACTTCCCCATTCAAAAATTCCTCCAAGCCCAGAGCATAGTGGCTCCAAGCGCATACATTTCAACAGCAACGTTGTTGGTCCATCTTGTGTTGAGTTATTTTGTTGTGTACGAGGTGGGGCTTGGTCTGTTGGGTGCGTCGCTGGTGTTGAGTGTTTCGTGGTGGATCATTGTGATTGCACAGTTTGTGTACATTGTCAAGAGTGAAAAGTGTAAGCACACTTGGAGAGGGTTCAGTTTTCAAGCGTTTTCGGGCTTGCCAGAGTTTTTTAAGCTGTCTGCTGCTTCGGCGGTGATGCTCTGCCTAGAGACCTGGTACTTCCAAATTTTGGTTCTGCttgcagggttgcttcctcacCCTGAGTTGGCTCTGGATTCTCTATCTATTTG TACCACAGTGTCTGGATGGGTTTTTATGATCTCAGTTGGATTTAACGCAGCTGCAAG TGTGAGAGTGAGCAATGAACTAGGGGCAAGAAATCCAAAATCAGCGTCATTTTCGGTTGTGGTGGTGACATTGATTTCTTTCATAATATCAGTTATTGTAGCACTTGTGGTGCTGGCAATAAGAGATGTCATTAGCT GCTTCACAGACGGTGAAGAGGTGGCTGCTGCTGTCTCAGATCTTTGTCCTCTACTTGCTCTTTCTATTATTCTCAACGGCATTCAACCTGTCTTATCTG GGGTGGCTGTTGGATGTGGATGGCAAACTTTTGTTGCGTATGTGAACGTTGGTTGTTATTATGGAATTGGCATACCATTGGGTTCGGTTCTCGGTTTCTATTTCAAACTCAGTGCTAAG GGAATATGGTTGGGAATGCTAGGTGGCACGGTTTTGCAAACAATTATTTTAGTGTGGGTCACATTTGGAACGGATTGGAATAAAGag GTTGAAGAAGCAGCAAAGAGGTTGAACAAGTGGGAGGACAAAACGGAGCCACTTGTCAATAACTGA